One genomic region from Leguminivora glycinivorella isolate SPB_JAAS2020 chromosome 8, LegGlyc_1.1, whole genome shotgun sequence encodes:
- the LOC125228686 gene encoding uncharacterized protein LOC125228686, with product MSAEELRQQLTDLQSRHEALQAQLQGQGHQVHPEPTSTPATGDKVCKVSVKLPPFWADKPKVWFAQAECQFHVAGITSDMTKFSHVISIIDQKLIGEIEDLVLDPPKEDKYETLKKELIRRLAVSEQERVDRLVSEEELGDNKPSTFLRRLRSLAGTTKDETLLRQLWMRRLPTNVQAILAAHTDLSLEKLAGLADNIIEVSPGSSKVNKIDKTCPSSDMASLKECIEQLTMQVTSLAGSQARGRSRNRSSSRTRSRNGSPTSRRCWYHRKYGTKATKCISPCNWEENSNRNQ from the coding sequence ATGTCGGCAGAGGAACTCAGACAACAGCTTACAGACCTGCAGAGCAGGCATGAAGCACTACAAGCTCAGCTGCAGGGACAGGGACATCAAGTTCACCCTGAACCCACATCAACACCTGCCACCGGAGATAAGGTGTGCAAAGTATCTGTAAAATTGCCCCCATTCTGGGCCGACAAACCAAAAGTATGGTTTGCCCAGGCGGAGTGTCAGTTTCATGTCGCAGGAATAACATCTGACATGACCAAATTTAGCCATGTTATAAGCATTATAGACCAGAAACTTATTGGAGAAATAGAAGACCTGGTATTAGATCCGCCTAAAGAAGATAAATatgaaactttaaaaaaggagCTGATTAGAAGACTGGCAGTGTCAGAGCAAGAACGGGTAGACAGGCTAGTGAGTGAGGAAGAACTTGGTGACAACAAGCCCTCCACTTTCCTCAGGCGACTCCGCTCTCTCGCAGGGACTACAAAAGATGAAACCCTGCTGCGACAGCTGTGGATGAGGCGTTTGCCGACCAACGTCCAAGCTATTCTCGCTGCTCACACTGATCTTTCACTTGAAAAGTTAGCAGGTTTGGCTGACAATATAATAGAGGTGTCGCCAGGGTCCTCAAAAGttaataaaattgacaaaacCTGCCCATCAAGTGACATGGCTTCGCTTAAAGAGTGCATTGAACAGCTGACCATGCAAGTGACCAGCCTTGCTGGCTCTCAAGCCAGAGGCCGCTCCCGCAACAGATCTTCTTCAAGAACCAGAAGCCGAAATGGATCCCCAACCTCTCGGAGATGCTGGTATCATAGAAAATATGGCACCAAAGCCACCAAATGCATATCTCCTTGCAACTGGGAGGAAAACTCCAACCGCAATCAGTAA